One Hevea brasiliensis isolate MT/VB/25A 57/8 chromosome 6, ASM3005281v1, whole genome shotgun sequence genomic window, AATTACGACCAGATTTTGATGCGTAATCTTGTGTGTTTTCCCCCTTCTGCTGATTTCTGAACAAAATATATGAAACATTTCCAATTGGCTTGAGAACTTGattatatttcataatttttagcATACAGAAGTGAGAGACAGACAGACAGATAATCTATTACTCTCGTCAGGGAATATTGAATCATATTAGGTAGGATTCAAACGCTAAGGTAGAGTTCCAAAACTTGTGTTTAACATTGCTATTTACCTTTATTTTATGCAAATTATTTTTCTAACTAGTTTGGAGATTTACTGTTGTGAGTCTATGGCTGTTATCAGCAAAATTCAGAAAAAGTAGCATTGGCCGATGAACAGAGTCTCTATTCACGTTTCTCTCAAAAATGAAGCTTAACATGATGGAAAAGTTCAtcccaacaaaaaaaaaaaaaaaatcaaataattgaatataaATTAAGAGATAGTGGGAAGGGGGAGAAGACTAAACAAAGATGATAACATGAGAAGTTTCAGAATCAATCATATGATACAAGAAAAGGAATGACTATGGACATGAATTCCGTTTCTCTCAAAAATGAAGCTTAACATGATGGAAAAGTtcatcccaaaaaaaaaaaaaaaaatcaaataattgaatataaATTAAGAGAGAGTGGGAAGGGGGAGAAGACTAAACAAAGATGATAACATGAGAAGTTTCAGAATCAATCATATGATACAAGAAAAGGAATGAGCATGGACATGAATTCATCATAATTGATGGTTGCTGTACCAGTATAACGTGAATCCTTCTGCTTAAATTTCTCAGTCAAACCCTGAAAACCACAGATAAAAATGAATATCAAGATCACGGACAACAGCCTTCACCATTCTACAAAGGTGCATTTGCATACTTCTTATGGCACTATTTCTACATAGGGACAAAATTGAACTAGTGAAATAAGCTGAAGAATATAACAAGAGTTCAAAGTTATGGTGGTCTCACCTTAAGAATCGTACCACATCTGCAACTCAAAACAACAGAAATATAATCAGATTTAAAATCCCATTAAAATAAATGCatttcagaaaaaaaaatttgaaattaaaaaaacttACTCAACAAAATTGTCAAAATTGAGTTCAATCTTTCTGCCACTTTCATCATCATACTTGGAAATCAGAACTTTGAGAACAGACGGTGGCATTGCATAACCAATGCCATAAAGGGCATCCCTCAGTTCAAATAAATCAATTTTCCCACTCCTGTCTTTATCATATCTCTCAAATATTACCTGCAAGTGAAATTTAGGAGCTCATCTTTTAACAGCTACACCCATGCCAGAGACATAAGACAATGGCATCTTCAAAGTACAAACCTCACAATATGAAAAGCTCATTTGACAACATCGTAGCTGCATAATGATGTTTATGTGATCCTATATACAGTTAGTTACATGGACAAACAAGGTGTTCTTCCACTATAAAGAATGGTAATGATGCAAATAAGCTCACTGAATAAGTACCTAAACAACTCTATTCCTCCCCAAATAGTTTGTCATATGTAAAAGAAAAAAGAACACCCATAATGTCATTTTAAATATGTTTAGATTTGATTAATGAAATAAGCTTGGCTTTTTTTCCTTTCCTCCATATTCATGACAGATTAGTTCAAAGAAGCAATAATAACAAAGGCTTAACATTTTAGTGTAGTTGCAATATCTCAAGCAAAAAGTTTCATTCATAAAGCTAGTTAAGAGGTGCACATATTTTTTTTGCCAGTAAGAATCAGTAGAATCATAGAcagtgaattaattattgaaGCTAAACAAGGCATATTTAATATTCATTTCCCTATAAATACTTCTACTGTAGACTATTGTCCCTCAATTATTGatagttaaaataattaagaGAACGAAAATGGTTCCAAATGCAGCTAATTGAACTGCTATATAGCATTGGCAAAGCAGATCCAAAAAAGAAATGGTAATGCAGGAATGACTATCAATGTGAGAGACTACTCAGTACTCACTCGCCATTGATCAAGACAACTCCACAAAGCAGCAAACTCTTTAGGCCCTGCATTAAAAAAGTAAAGCCGACAACATTATTATGTAATTATACCTTCCCAACGATGTGAAAGTAAAAGCCATCCAATTTGAACAAATGAATGAACTTCAAAGAGAAAGCTCAAAACCTtttatttctctcttttctttgttAAAAAGATTAAAGCTAATTTTAACTAAAAGTCAAAAATGTGAAATACATAAAGAAACACAAGCATATCCCAAAAACATATTCTTACAAAAATGGAAAGTACCCATGTAAAATCTAGATATATTTCTCCAATTTCAagcaaaaaataaaattcaatgatGATAGATGAGAAGCACCAGAAAACCCAGTCTCAAAAATCAAAATTTCCTAATTAATAACAAGATATTATCTAATCCAGAATACTAGTAAGCTTTAGTTTGTCCCGTGATCAATCATTTTAAAACTCACCAATTCGCAGAGGATCATTTGGATTCTTGAAGAGAAATATCAGCAGCCTAATAGTCCTAATATTGAACCGTTGGTACCCAGAAGAGAGAGCTAGTTGCAACTCGTTCTCATCTATATATCCGCTCCTGTCACTATCCACCATCTGAAAGCTCCTAATCACATCTGGATGTGTCCCCTGTGCAAAACCAGAGTACCCATAAGAGTACTCACTCTGCCCATATCCTGCCGCATAAGAAGGTGGCGGTtgatgctgctgctgctgctgccgaATATAGTCACTTGGATGAGGAGGAGGAGAACTATAATATGAGTGGTCCTGCTGGTCAAAAGAGTCGGGCAGGGACGGTGCAGAAGGGGCATAGGACTGCTGAGATGAGTACGATCTGGTATAGGAAGACATTGAAGAAGAAGGAGCACGCAATGGAGGTGATAAGTAATAGAGTGAATCAAGAATTGGGGCTTGTTTAGTTTTGCATACGGGGCATGCTTGTTTTCAGGTAGATGgttttgaattttatatttttttctgtTCAAATGGACGGTGAGGATTTGATATAGGTAGTGTGAATGAgaatgtttgattttttttttttttccacagtTGAAGGACAAACAGCATGGAGAAGTGGTCAATGCAGTGCGTAAGCTGACGGTACATTCTTGGAGGTTGCCTGATTGCTTCATCCGCCTGCAACTTCTTTCTTCTCTTATCCACGTGATGATAAGGATAAGATACAGAAATTACTTCGCGTCGAAGCGTCAACTTCACAATTGGTCTGGTCTGGTCTCTCGCGTAAGGAAAAACACGCGTAAGTGGTTTTCCTCCAGTTTTAGAATTAGAATGTTGGAAACTTCAATATTCAAATGAATATCTGCAATCAGGGTGCTTAGATTCATATTTCTATATCAGAGTACCATATTCCTTTGCTTTCCCCTAATTTTAGAATTAGAATGTTGGAAACTTCGATATTCAAATGAATATCTTCAATCAGGGTGCTTTGATTCATATTTCTACATTGTGATCTAGAAAGAAGGATCAGAGATATTACCATGATGACAACACTAATCACGATGAATTCACAATGTGAGAACTTGGGTCGTTAAAGTCATCATCAAACTAAACATTTAGCATCAGATCACATGATTAACTATCATATTGCTGCACGGCATCATCAAATTCAACAATTCAATTAGCATATAtagtctttaaaaaaaaaaaaaaaaagagatatcaCTGTAGGAACTAGGAAATCTGATGGCACACGGTCTTGACAACTTTCCCCATATTATTTTCAGGGATTTCAGGCAACCCTTAGGAATCAAGCAAAAGATCTGCGTCCATCAAATGAACACCCAggttaattttaatatatgaattataaaatattaaaaattaatttaattattttggccCAGAACCTTTACGCCAAATGGGCCTTCGTGATTTCAGACAAGCGCTCCACGTGACGCGGGGTTTCCATCAAACGTGCCAAAATTATGTTTTGTCAAAATACCAAAATCTCCTCCAATTAACTGGTAGACCATGTTCCACAGCGACCTCATTTCCGTCATTTCAACTCATCAGGCCAAAGGTACCTTTTTCTCCGCAACTCTGGAAATAACAATTTCACTACTACAAAGAAGGAACATACATGCATGCCTGCTAATTAAATTCATGGGCAAAAAGGTCAAATGGAGCTGGACTTCCGCTTTCATCGGAGCAGCATCGGCTACGGCGGTAACAGCCCTCCTTAGCGCCAAGCCCAAAGATCCAACCTTCCATTTGTTCTCAATCGACTTCACTTCCTTCAAGCTTAACCTCCCCGTCCTCGACGCCGAGCTACTCCTCACAGTACACGTCACCAACCCCAACATCACCCCAGTTCATTACTCCTCCACCACCATGTCAATCTTCTACGACGGATCTCTCCTCGGATCTGCTCAGGTGGAGGCCGGCTCTCAGCCTTCCAGGTCTTGTAAGTTGCTCCGGCTCCAGGCTCGGCTCGATGGGCTCCAGCTGGCCCACCATGCCTCCAAGTTTTTCAGTGACGTAGCTAAGCGAGAGATGGTGCTGGATGCTAAGGTGGATGTTGAGGGAGCGGCTAAGGTAGTGCTGTGGGAGCACAAGTTTAAGGTTCACGTGGACAGTCATGTGACCGTTGATCCCCTGTTCCTTGATGTGATTGATCAAGAAAACAAGTCCCAGCTGGATCTCCTTTTTGCTTGAGATGGATGCTTGTAGCTTTGAATTGGAATGAACAAGTCTCTACTCCTAAATAAAGGTGTTCTGTATGTGGCAGCTGCAAATTGAAATTATTGGAATTAACTTCAAcattttgatagcaattttatgatttaaagatgtaaatttaaattatagGACTCAAATACATAACTTCAAAAATAAACCAACCTTATTTTCAGtattaccacatttcaatttcaacaTAGCTTAAACTAGTCTTACAAATGTGGCAATACCATGATAAAGCTTCAGTTTTTATGTCTGTATGCTATCATGAAATGAAACAATCATCAGCTCAGATGAAGAGATCTGTCTGTAAACTTGTTGCAGCATTAAAGTTTGCTGCTATATCAAATTTCTCTGCTAAAGCAGAACAAATTTTACTTTAAACAATGCTTTCTACTTTTGAAACTTTAACTCCATCATGTAATCCAGTGGCAAAGTCTCCGGCAGCAACTCTCACAAGTTTAAAATCATAATCATAACAGATGCTCGTGTTTTCACTAAATAGTAAATGCATACCATTAATTCCAGGATGTGAATGCAAATAGAAAACCAAGTCCGACATATAAAAATACTATAGGTCACCATGCTTCCAGCTCAAACATAGGCTTTCAATGCGCTAACCAGGGAGCCAACAAAAATATTGGATGTCAGATTCAAAAACAggggtttaaaaaaaaaaatattcccaAGGTGCCTGTTTTATAATTGACATTTATCCACCACCCCAGGCTCCCAAAGAATTGGAAAATACACTAGCATCCTTTGGTGGATTCATCTCCTGGTATGTCATCTTCGTCATGGTATATATTCTCTGCCATTTGCCATATCTGAAGGATGTTATCTTCAGCCACACTTGCAATGACCCAGTCTTCACAAGGATTCCATGAAAAATCTGATATTTTACTTGTGTGGCCACCATGAATAAAAAGCAACTCTGGAGGGCCATCTTCAGCATCCTCTGGTGTCTGTTCTtcatcaatcctgcaaaagaaaagacAAATATTACTTACAAACAAAAGAGGGGTGGGATGGTTAACCATTCAATTACAAAGCTCAGCTACACTATTCACAAGTTTATTCAAGGACAAACCTGCTAAGATCCCACACCATAAGCCTTCTACCAAGGCAACAAGAAGCTAAGATAGTTTCATTCTTTGGATTCCAACCAACTTGGAAAACCTCCTCCCTGATGCACATAAGAAATCATATAAAATTGCAAGTTTTGAGTTGAAATATGGACTCTGTTCACATGCTTATTGGCACACATGCATCTGCATGCAATGTTGTGATTAGAGAAGTCCACAAGACTAGAGTAATGAAGAAATGCACCGTATAGAGAGATTACTTACTTGTGACAGTCAAATGTGTGAAGCGCTGTGTTGATTTTCCGTATATCAAATAACTTGACAGTTTTGTCAGTGGATCCCGTTGCAACAACCCATTCATTGAAAGGATTAAAAGCTAAGCAGTTAACCTAAGACAAAATCAGGAATtataaatagtaataataatgataataataataacaacacatAATTGTACAACTTAAGAATCTAATGCTCTTGATGTATCAAAGATAGCACAGAATATAACATTTAAAATAACATTATTTACTTATCAGCAATCTAAGTATCAAAAGCTTATGGTTACAAAGAAACTAGGAATACAAAAAATACACGTTAATATTTAACATGCCATGTACAATATCTATGCAGTCTTCTGGTATAAGAAgatgagaaaatgaaaagaaatcatGATTATGTGTATCACTTTGCATGAAACACACCAGCCAACAGACAATCAAATGTTAGTATTCTTGAGAAGAAGTGGCCCAAGCAGTAGACACCTATACAGGAAAATCAAATTAACATAATTATAGTTCAGAGAGAGAAAACTGCAATAAGCCTTCTGGTCAGGTGGGCATGAAAAAATAAAGGTATGGACCAAGGCTCTCCTTGGTTTTATCATTAAAGGTAACAGAACAGCTGAGGTAACAAACATGCAAAGGGTGTAAAAGACCAGTGTCCTGGTACTTATAAACAAGTAAATGGATTCACCACATCGTCTGAACCGCACATTCTGTGGAAAATAGCAAAAAGGAGATAGAATTTGATCCAAATGGAGGATTGACAGCACAGAACTTGATGAAAATCGAAAGGATAAAACGTGGATAACTTATCACAACAATAGACAACAAGATTCATGAAATAATTGTTCACCCTTTGTGTATATTAGTTTATGACAGAATCATAAAATTGTTGGATGCTTACCTCACTCTGGTGAGCAACTACTGATTGGACAGGCTTTGTGTTTGCTGGAGTTCGGAGATCCCAAATAAGCAGGTATTGATCATCCCCAACAGAGCCAAATAAGTATTCATGTCTCAGATGCCATGCAACATCTTCTACAACACCTTCATGAACCTAGTTTAGCATAAATTGAACCTCATCATGATTTATAAACCATGCATGAAAACAAAACAGTCATGTTAATATGAGCAATTAAATTAGATGGCTTTTTATCCTATTATTGTCACAATTGTGAATAAGAAGCATTGCATAGAAAATCTAGTGAAAGTGGAAAAATAAGGGTACCTTAAAAATCTGCATAGCATCGAGGGACTTGCTCTTAGGAGTGCAATTGATGTCCCACAAGCAAATTTGAGCATCATCAGAACCACTAAGCAAGTGACCTTGTTTAAAGTTGCTCCAAGATAAACCATAACCTTCAGTGCTGTGgcctctcaatctcaaatcaggaGTACAAGCACCATCAAGAGGGGGCTTAGATGGGTGTTTGCTGTAGTCAAAGACATAAACTTCAGCACTAACAGTTTTGGTGGCAATAATAAAAGGGTTTTGAGGCATATAACGAGCCCTGTTAACCTCTCCATCGTGATTGATTTGCTGAATTATTTGGACCTGCAAAAGACAATAATTTTATAGCTTTCACTTTTCATTTTTTATAACCTTAAATAattctcaaaaactgaaattaaaaaaaaaaagaaaccttgCCGTTGGCAGCTCCGAAGCCACCAAAATCAGAGCGGTCGTCATCGTATTGACGGGCATCGTTTTCGGCATCATCGAGGGGAAGCTGGACCTGGGCAAGCATGAGGTAGTTGGGCTCGTTCTCGGAGGTGTGGGTGCCAAGAATCATCTTCTGTACGGAGTAATCCTTACCAGGAGGCTCCTCGCGGTCTGGTAACCACTCGACGGTAAGGGAGGGCCACTCGAGGGCATGGGTGATGACCAGATCGTAAAGAAAAGGAGTGTTCTTTTTCCATATTTTGTATTCTTCGTTTATGAGCCTCTCCTCTATCTCTCCCCTCATTTCCTCATCGTCTTTTCCCATTGCCCTTCCTCGAttggttctctctctctcttcaactCTTCTTTCTCTCTATACAGAGTGCTAGCTAGGGTTTCGTTTCCCGTGAGAATTGGGGATTAAGTTATTCCCGCCAAAACTACAATGTTTCTCAACTACAGCTAGGTAGGCCTGGTCAGCGCCGGTTCGGCCGTGAACGGGACTGATATCGGtttgaattaaatttaagattGATTTGGGCCAATGGTTTGATAAATCAGATCAATTCTGAACTGGATTATAAGGCGCTCCTCTCTAGAGGTCCTAAATCGAAATCAATGGTTCGAATCATAAGTTTCAATTTGATtcatactatttttttttaaataaatgattACGAATAAAAGCCAACTAAAACTGTGACGGTGGCCAATCAATCCTATTTTAATCTTCCCTAACCATACAAACAGTAAAGCCTAAGTCAACTTTATAGAAGatataataatttcaattttttttatcaataaagaTTGGGTTGAATGTAGTGGTAagtttagaatatatatatatatatatatatatattaatgaaatattttaCACGTTCTGTCTCAGTTCACTTGCTATAACATTAAGAGTAAGCACTATTCGATTTGAATCGAATAAATCAAACTGaataactttaattttatttaattttatattttaaaaattttagttgtttttattcAATTTGATTgtagagagaaaaaaaattaattaaattaaatcgaacaaaattattttattaatttttaaattgatttatttttaaagaaaatttatgaattaaatgtaattatatatatatatatataaattatttaattttattgatcgatgattattaaatttaaattaaagttaaaatcatactaaataacttaaaaattaaatttaaattaaaaaatttattaaaacttaAAATTATCGATTCGGACGGAACTCAATTGAGATAaaacaattcaatttaattcaatttaattttatatttatttttattcaatttaatttttaacatatgATAATTagattctaataatttaattccAATGATTTAAATTGAATGCtcagatatatatatatgcttttaCAGTTAACGCAGGTAGGAATTAGGCATTTAAGGCAGATCGtttccttccttttttttttctctgggcTTTAGCTGCTTACCTTGCTTACTCAACCACCGCCACCGGGTTGTGAAATAAGATAAAGGGAAAAGAAACCGAAGAGAAAGCTGCGTGTTCAAGTAATCAATCAtcaaatggagaagggaaaaacAAGGGAGGTAGTGGTCTCAGCTCTGCAGTTCGCTTGCACAGATGATGTCTCCACTAATGTCGCTACTGCTGAAAGGTAAACTTTTCATTTCCCATGTTTTCTTTCAGTGATCTTATGGCTATGTTCTGTGTATGATAAATTTGTGGATTGGCTTTGGCTTTTCTCCTTATGATGTGCCCTCCATTTTTTTGATTGATTGCAACAGTTAATCACTGAGTTCTTGGAAAGATTACGTTTTTCTTTAACTTTTATCATTTGCTATGATTCCATTTTAGAGGGTTCTCTTGTTTAGTTTTTGTAGGCCAGAGGAAATTGTTTTCATTGTAGTGTAAACCCTTTTATAGGTCTCATGACTTTTTTATTTCGTTGGTGTTATTGAACTTTGTAATCCTAACCAGCCACTACTCTGCAGGCTGGTTAGAACTGCTCATAGGAAAGGTGCAAACATTATTCTCATTCAGGTATGTGCTTATTAAAGCTATGGGCACAACTCATAAAAGTTTTGTGTATGAAACAATTTAATTTGGTTGCTCATGCTGAATGCTAATACACAATGATTTCAATATCCttgtttatttttactttttttttttttttaaagttcaaTGTTTGAAGATTCGTGCTATCTCTAATTTCAGAATACTTCATTCCTTTTACAAAATTCTAGATTCCTTCATTATAATAGATGCAGAAGCAATCTTTCTGACATTATTATCTTGGTATCAATGAATAAGAAAAGTAAAGCTCTTCGAATTGTTCATCCTTCATTGAAGACACATAGATTTGTAACCTCATATTTTTGAATTCATATGCCAAACTGCAACAGTTTTGGCCTTGGTTACTTGATATTTATATTGGTAAGCACATGGCCTTTTTTCCCTCCTCAAAACTTAAGTTGTTTTCTGTGGCAATTATGATTTGTCATTATGGTGGTGGAACTCTGATAAGTAATAAGACTTTTTGAAAAATAATGTCATCTGCAACTATTTTGTATGTAAAAGTTTTGTTTTATTATAGTGCTgtattaatatttataagtttagggataaaaataaatgaatggTGAGATCTTATATGAATTAGAGTTCATATATAGTAGAAATAtatcttttaatcaaataattcttTTTTCAAGGTTTTCTCCCCATTTCTCTAACAGTTACCTATAGGCTTATTGCTAATGTTAAGTTGGTCAGTTTTATGTGTATACTGCTGAGCTAGTATCACTAGATTAATTACTTGAATTTTCTTCATGAATATTTCCTGTCCCTCTTTTGATCTTGTGTGCATTAAACATATACATGAGACTTTTTGGTTCTTTTGGCTTGGGAGAGAGGGGGTGGGGGTCGGTGGCGGAGTAGGATGGTGATGTGAGGTGAGATATGGAAGTCTCACTTCTTGGTGACCATTTTTTAGAGAATAAATGATCTGCAGCTGTTTGTGTAATAATGATGCATTTTGTTCAAATAGTTTGAGCTAATTCAGTGTTGCCTGGAGCAGATCTATATGGCTCAAAATGGAAACAAGAATATGGAACTCCTACTCCACTAAAAAGTGGAAGTATTTTGAAAGGGATGGATTCTTAGCAATCaattaagaattatatatatGCGGAATGCCATCCTAGAATGATG contains:
- the LOC110663129 gene encoding probable calcium-binding protein CML48 isoform X1: MSSYTRSYSSQQSYAPSAPSLPDSFDQQDHSYYSSPPPHPSDYIRQQQQQHQPPPSYAAGYGQSEYSYGYSGFAQGTHPDVIRSFQMVDSDRSGYIDENELQLALSSGYQRFNIRTIRLLIFLFKNPNDPLRIGPKEFAALWSCLDQWRVIFERYDKDRSGKIDLFELRDALYGIGYAMPPSVLKVLISKYDDESGRKIELNFDNFVECGTILKGLTEKFKQKDSRYTGTATINYDEFMSMLIPFLVSYD
- the LOC110663131 gene encoding WD-40 repeat-containing protein MSI1; amino-acid sequence: MGKDDEEMRGEIEERLINEEYKIWKKNTPFLYDLVITHALEWPSLTVEWLPDREEPPGKDYSVQKMILGTHTSENEPNYLMLAQVQLPLDDAENDARQYDDDRSDFGGFGAANGKVQIIQQINHDGEVNRARYMPQNPFIIATKTVSAEVYVFDYSKHPSKPPLDGACTPDLRLRGHSTEGYGLSWSNFKQGHLLSGSDDAQICLWDINCTPKSKSLDAMQIFKVHEGVVEDVAWHLRHEYLFGSVGDDQYLLIWDLRTPANTKPVQSVVAHQSEVNCLAFNPFNEWVVATGSTDKTVKLFDIRKINTALHTFDCHKEEVFQVGWNPKNETILASCCLGRRLMVWDLSRIDEEQTPEDAEDGPPELLFIHGGHTSKISDFSWNPCEDWVIASVAEDNILQIWQMAENIYHDEDDIPGDESTKGC
- the LOC110663132 gene encoding uncharacterized protein LOC110663132, producing MFHSDLISVISTHQAKGTFFSATLEITISLLQRRNIHACLLIKFMGKKVKWSWTSAFIGAASATAVTALLSAKPKDPTFHLFSIDFTSFKLNLPVLDAELLLTVHVTNPNITPVHYSSTTMSIFYDGSLLGSAQVEAGSQPSRSCKLLRLQARLDGLQLAHHASKFFSDVAKREMVLDAKVDVEGAAKVVLWEHKFKVHVDSHVTVDPLFLDVIDQENKSQLDLLFA
- the LOC110663129 gene encoding probable calcium-binding protein CML48 isoform X2, with translation MSSYTRSYSSQQSYAPSAPSLPDSFDQQDHSYYSSPPPHPSDYIRQQQQQHQPPPSYAAGYGQSEYSYGYSGFAQGTHPDVIRSFQMVDSDRSGYIDENELQLALSSGYQRFNIRTIRLLIFLFKNPNDPLRIGPKEFAALWSCLDQWRVIFERYDKDRSGKIDLFELRDALYGIGYAMPPSVLKVLISKYDDESGRKIELNFDNFVEV